The following are encoded in a window of Nibricoccus aquaticus genomic DNA:
- a CDS encoding amidase family protein: MNRLLPLSVKRSTLNVERSPSASSPSSFGLQNSAFRLFRPALLACALVIGHWSLVTPAQLRAAEVSLSSATIEDFNKAFSAGTLTSEKLVSLYLARVKAYEPALNAVITLNPKALDEARSLDAERKSGKVRSPLHGIPVVYKDNYNTFDLPTTGGFYGLKGSIPPKDATITARLREAGAIIIAKVNTSEFASGGAMSSLIGQSHNPHALDRTPSGSSGGTGVAIAAYYSPLGYGSDTGGSIRGPSTSNGIVGLKPTHGLLSRAGIIPLALSFDTGGPMTRSVYDIAISLNVTAGEPDPLDDATKKSVGKVAKDYTAFLKKDSLKGARIGVARDFMGQDPEVDVTIESALAVMKAQGAILVDIKYPPILLGMRGDLYNAIRRPEFKAQIADYLATLKPGYPKNIDDLLALSEKISAVSPEGYWPNPGRLALYRQEAKAAPLTDPAYLAAKTHGLAFVRDTMQALLDSQKLDAIVYPTSPRRPALIGEVPAAGADARPSATNYANLSGFPDLIVPAGFTSNGLPIGISFFGTAFSEPKLLALGYAYEQASKNIRVPKHAPALPGETITY; encoded by the coding sequence ATGAATCGCCTCCTCCCCTTGAGCGTTAAGCGTTCAACGTTAAACGTTGAGCGTTCTCCGTCCGCCTCCAGCCCTTCGTCATTCGGCCTTCAGAATTCGGCCTTCCGCCTTTTCCGCCCCGCCCTCCTCGCCTGCGCATTGGTCATTGGTCACTGGTCATTGGTCACTCCAGCTCAGCTTCGCGCAGCGGAGGTGAGCCTGTCCTCCGCCACCATCGAAGACTTCAATAAGGCATTCTCCGCCGGTACTCTCACGTCCGAAAAACTCGTCAGCCTCTACCTCGCCCGCGTCAAAGCCTACGAGCCCGCGCTCAACGCCGTCATCACGCTCAACCCCAAAGCCCTCGACGAAGCCCGCTCGCTCGACGCCGAGCGCAAATCCGGAAAAGTCCGCAGCCCGCTCCACGGCATCCCGGTTGTTTACAAAGATAACTATAACACGTTCGACCTCCCCACCACGGGCGGTTTCTACGGCCTGAAAGGTTCGATACCGCCCAAAGACGCGACCATCACCGCCCGACTCCGCGAGGCTGGCGCCATCATCATCGCCAAGGTCAACACCTCCGAATTCGCCTCCGGTGGCGCGATGAGTTCCCTCATCGGCCAGTCGCACAATCCTCACGCCCTTGATCGCACGCCTTCCGGCTCCTCCGGAGGCACCGGTGTCGCCATCGCTGCCTATTATTCGCCGCTCGGATACGGCTCCGACACCGGCGGCTCCATCCGCGGCCCTTCCACCAGCAACGGCATCGTCGGTCTCAAACCCACTCACGGCCTCCTTTCCCGCGCGGGCATCATCCCGCTCGCACTATCATTCGACACCGGCGGCCCCATGACCCGCTCCGTGTATGACATCGCCATCTCCCTCAACGTCACCGCCGGCGAGCCTGACCCGCTCGACGACGCCACCAAGAAGAGCGTCGGTAAAGTCGCCAAGGACTACACCGCCTTTCTCAAGAAGGACTCCCTCAAGGGTGCCCGCATCGGTGTCGCCCGCGACTTCATGGGCCAGGACCCCGAGGTCGATGTCACCATCGAGTCCGCCCTCGCCGTCATGAAAGCCCAGGGCGCCATCCTCGTGGACATCAAGTACCCGCCTATCCTCCTCGGTATGCGCGGCGATCTCTACAACGCCATCCGCCGCCCCGAGTTCAAAGCCCAGATCGCCGACTACCTCGCCACCCTCAAGCCCGGGTATCCAAAGAACATCGACGACCTCCTCGCCCTCTCCGAAAAAATCAGCGCCGTCTCCCCCGAGGGCTACTGGCCAAACCCCGGCCGCCTCGCCCTCTACCGCCAGGAAGCCAAGGCCGCTCCGCTGACCGATCCTGCTTACCTCGCCGCGAAGACCCACGGCCTCGCCTTCGTGCGCGACACGATGCAGGCCCTTCTCGATAGCCAGAAGCTCGACGCCATCGTCTATCCCACGAGCCCGCGCCGCCCTGCGCTCATCGGTGAAGTTCCCGCCGCGGGTGCCGACGCCCGCCCTTCAGCGACCAACTACGCTAATCTCTCCGGCTTCCCCGACTTGATCGTCCCCGCCGGCTTCACCTCCAACGGCCTGCCGATCGGTATCAGCTTCTTCGGCACCGCCTTCAGCGAACCCAAGCTCCTCGCCCTCGGTTATGCCTACGAGCAGGCGTCGAAAAACATCCGCGTCCCCAAACACGCCCCCGCCCTCCCCGGCGAAACCATCACCTACTGA
- a CDS encoding TonB-dependent receptor plug domain-containing protein encodes MNTSRTKDTHLRRQSRLLFAAICCLASSPSIFAQTPAPAADEPAVKLDDLETVAGEDVNLIMPTQPIEGVLGLSKALVDTPRSVTVLSSDLIDSLSIRNSEDIARLVPSTYSNFRYGLQGNVNVRNVTSDFYFRGMRRIDPQGNWRTVFAANDSIEIVRGLPSPIFGLGRIGGYMNFNPKTARLGKTGKYLEKPTGNTSFTIGSFDKRIVTAEVGGPIQIGGKKGGYHVFGYMENSGSYYNNSPKIRQERDQQEIVQATLTLDITDKWRMETGGVSQYSRGGLPGGINRTTQELIDKGKYWNGGFSYKLDTNGDGYIGDTEILTSYYGDGVNRPGNYAPGSQQLGVTGTGNVNPSLRYIGQNNSPLFRNMPWQGGAVNGGTITMAQFNAGYTDLAGNARQGHQLMIYGSSLANGMPNTANAKVAFYMPRAFDLDPSSWQLVDVDYSKSFGEDFYEARVYTTFFDLVNDSNPDFTIKAQFLADYHDQVKLGRNPFSQHQEVFTAEEKITVTKKWAIPGDWLTATSFASANFHYYEGGRMTDNTADIDFRRSLMVGFTPNDTFSSILLDPTWNGSQKSVAEDSIQTTAGIGFATDFSFFELFDLFVGGRTDHVDANSYVPAGLFLRNGNGGISTASVVKGSDHDYSYSVSLTYRAPFGLRPYLSYADNASLLVNASTGAVAQANVRTNLLARTELKEAGIKSTLMKGRLFNTLSVYRQTRASFNPEDGDGGLSATLGEGIEFELRWIVNQKLSFLAGGNWSKNTYLPGSSRAVTASARFFGFPDVVDAAGNVLIPAEAFGYGGRLSSTISTEQANTIYNEVEGFPHRVLNLTATYSPVKNIDLRWTVYHQGSYSTDRLKQYNVPEATAHDAGITWSNEQWEVRLNVANVFDKLYFNKGAFYWVSARIPRSYELAVKRFF; translated from the coding sequence ATGAACACATCGCGCACCAAAGACACTCACCTCCGACGGCAGTCCCGCCTGCTCTTCGCCGCCATCTGCTGCCTCGCCAGCAGTCCCTCCATTTTCGCCCAGACACCCGCACCGGCCGCCGACGAACCCGCCGTGAAACTAGACGACCTCGAGACCGTCGCCGGTGAAGACGTCAATTTGATCATGCCCACGCAGCCGATCGAAGGCGTCCTCGGTCTCTCCAAAGCCCTCGTGGACACGCCCCGCTCGGTGACCGTCCTCAGCTCCGACCTCATCGACTCACTTTCCATCCGCAACTCCGAAGACATCGCCCGCCTCGTCCCCAGCACGTATTCCAACTTTCGGTACGGCCTTCAGGGCAACGTCAACGTCCGCAACGTCACCTCTGACTTCTACTTTCGCGGCATGCGCCGCATCGACCCGCAGGGCAACTGGCGCACCGTCTTCGCCGCCAACGACTCCATCGAGATCGTCCGCGGTCTCCCCTCCCCGATCTTCGGCCTCGGCCGCATCGGCGGCTACATGAACTTCAATCCCAAGACCGCCCGCCTCGGCAAAACGGGCAAATACCTCGAAAAGCCCACGGGCAACACGAGCTTCACCATCGGCTCCTTTGACAAACGTATCGTCACCGCCGAAGTCGGCGGCCCCATTCAGATCGGCGGCAAGAAGGGCGGCTACCACGTCTTCGGTTACATGGAGAACTCCGGCAGTTACTATAATAACTCTCCAAAAATCCGCCAGGAACGCGACCAGCAGGAGATCGTCCAGGCTACTCTCACCCTCGACATCACTGACAAGTGGCGCATGGAAACCGGCGGCGTCTCCCAGTATTCCCGCGGCGGCCTCCCCGGCGGCATCAACCGCACCACTCAGGAGCTCATCGACAAAGGCAAATATTGGAACGGCGGCTTCAGCTACAAACTCGACACCAACGGCGACGGTTACATCGGTGACACTGAAATCCTCACCTCCTACTACGGCGACGGCGTCAACCGCCCCGGCAACTACGCCCCCGGCAGCCAGCAGCTTGGCGTCACCGGCACCGGCAACGTCAATCCTTCCCTCCGCTACATCGGCCAGAACAACTCCCCGCTCTTCCGCAACATGCCCTGGCAGGGCGGCGCCGTTAACGGTGGCACCATCACCATGGCCCAGTTCAACGCCGGCTACACCGACCTCGCCGGTAACGCCCGCCAGGGTCATCAACTCATGATCTACGGCAGCAGCCTCGCGAACGGCATGCCCAACACCGCGAACGCGAAAGTGGCGTTCTACATGCCCCGCGCCTTCGACCTCGACCCCTCCAGCTGGCAGCTCGTCGACGTCGATTACTCCAAATCCTTCGGCGAAGATTTCTACGAAGCGCGCGTTTACACCACGTTCTTCGACTTGGTGAATGACTCCAACCCCGACTTCACCATCAAGGCCCAGTTCCTCGCCGACTACCACGACCAGGTGAAACTCGGCCGCAATCCCTTCTCGCAACACCAGGAGGTCTTCACCGCGGAGGAAAAAATCACCGTCACCAAAAAGTGGGCCATCCCCGGCGATTGGCTCACCGCCACCTCCTTCGCCTCCGCCAACTTCCACTACTACGAAGGCGGCCGCATGACGGACAATACCGCCGACATCGATTTTCGCCGCAGCCTGATGGTGGGATTCACCCCCAACGACACCTTCAGCTCCATCCTCCTCGATCCCACCTGGAACGGTTCGCAGAAATCCGTCGCTGAGGACTCGATACAGACCACCGCCGGTATCGGCTTCGCCACGGATTTTTCGTTCTTCGAACTCTTCGACCTCTTCGTCGGTGGCCGCACTGACCATGTTGACGCCAACAGCTACGTGCCCGCCGGTCTTTTCCTGCGTAACGGCAACGGTGGCATCTCCACCGCGTCCGTCGTCAAAGGCTCCGACCACGACTACTCGTACTCGGTCTCGCTCACCTACCGCGCGCCCTTCGGCCTCCGTCCGTACCTGAGCTACGCCGACAACGCCTCGCTTCTCGTCAACGCTTCCACTGGCGCCGTCGCTCAAGCCAACGTCCGCACCAACCTCCTCGCCCGTACCGAACTCAAGGAAGCTGGCATCAAGAGCACGCTGATGAAGGGTCGCCTCTTCAACACGCTCTCCGTCTACCGTCAGACCCGCGCCTCCTTTAATCCGGAGGACGGCGACGGCGGCCTCAGCGCCACGCTCGGTGAAGGTATCGAATTCGAACTCCGCTGGATCGTGAACCAGAAGCTCAGCTTCCTCGCCGGTGGCAACTGGAGCAAAAACACCTACCTGCCCGGCTCCTCCCGCGCCGTCACCGCCAGCGCCCGCTTCTTCGGCTTCCCCGACGTCGTCGATGCCGCCGGCAACGTCCTCATCCCCGCCGAAGCATTTGGATACGGCGGTCGCCTCTCCAGCACCATCTCCACCGAGCAGGCCAACACGATCTACAACGAGGTCGAAGGTTTCCCGCACCGCGTGCTCAACCTCACCGCCACCTACTCGCCGGTCAAAAATATCGATCTCCGCTGGACCGTTTATCACCAGGGCTCCTACAGCACGGACCGCCTGAAACAGTACAACGTCCCCGAAGCCACCGCGCACGACGCCGGCATCACCTGGAGCAACGAGCAGTGGGAAGTCCGCCTCAACGTGGCGAACGTCTTCGACAAGCTCTACTTCAACAAAGGTGCCTTCTACTGGGTCAGCGCCCGCATCCCACGCAGCTACGAACTGGCCGTAAAACGCTTCTTCTAA
- a CDS encoding TonB-dependent siderophore receptor translates to MNLTRIQDIHRRRRARLLFAALCCLTGSSAAFAQATTPAPATEASEPVVKMEDLETEAGEDPNMIMPTQPLQGALGFSKDLVLTPRSVTTISSDLVDKIGIRDGDQLSRIVPGTYTVNRWGIAGSTQLRGLPADTYLRGMKRIDAQGNIRNVITMWENVEIVRGPPSPIFGNGRIGGYTNYTPKSVRGTTGRYLETSSGSFSGVIGSYDRVEAQFNYAQPLSIKGMSGGFQVFGLVNDSESYFEDNFQRDRVLQASLALNLNPSWRLEAGVIYQRAINAGQAGANRVDQTSFDAGTYLRGSALVNLDTNGDGVVSEREIQQSRSLTGTTPARPLSVSFGTVSQLRGANSIIGAPQTLINLLSTPAYASVAATAQGQAILAAGPIRFADGSAATSLITNLNNTPAGFFLNPAELQYVGRDWSLVAIEEKADGYTHTGYLDFIDDSDTDATQKLQFFYDYQYQEKESQLPFNQRQEISVVEAKYTATRNATNIPVLNKLPDWVDLNLLGSANLRFSDAFRIATSGDYDHRRDLVRGYTPTDTFASFVRTGDSSFATGEPISSNVSSDYMETGLGAMVDLTLWERLGITGGVRKDWIDITTDEGAQYARGGTTATGSNVAAASTGVHSAPRSISNKDNALSHSISVNLKTPWAGFTPYYTQAKASSALTGTFQEVSYSNVLTGAILAEASLKEAGFKGKFFKDKLFYSTSFFDQIRSSNVIQEGESYNRSNQNKGMELELRYLPTRHWSFIASATRLMIDRVKLDPTQTRTAAVTANYLGVSDIKDANGNVIVPANAFLYGGNAFVTIPNSDARYDKFGQYPGWVLGSFVGYSWDSGFSASWSANYVDSVAASSELPDLLTLPSYLTHNLTVAYDHKLWRASLTVRNALDEEYWVPNNGSFGGTLLQPGLPLNFELSVTRRF, encoded by the coding sequence ATGAACCTAACACGCATCCAAGACATCCATCGCCGGCGCCGCGCGCGCCTGCTGTTCGCCGCCCTCTGCTGCCTCACCGGCAGCTCTGCCGCTTTTGCGCAGGCCACCACTCCGGCTCCCGCCACCGAAGCCTCCGAGCCCGTCGTTAAAATGGAAGACCTCGAGACCGAGGCCGGCGAAGACCCAAACATGATCATGCCGACCCAGCCGCTCCAGGGCGCGCTCGGTTTCTCCAAAGATCTCGTCCTCACGCCCCGCTCCGTCACCACCATCAGCTCCGACCTCGTCGATAAGATCGGCATCCGCGACGGCGACCAGCTCTCCCGCATCGTCCCCGGCACCTACACCGTCAACCGCTGGGGCATCGCCGGCTCCACCCAGCTCCGCGGCCTCCCCGCTGACACCTACCTGCGCGGCATGAAACGCATCGATGCCCAGGGAAATATCCGGAACGTCATTACGATGTGGGAAAACGTCGAGATCGTCCGCGGACCTCCCTCGCCCATCTTTGGCAACGGCCGCATCGGCGGCTACACCAACTACACTCCCAAGTCTGTGCGCGGCACCACCGGCCGCTACCTCGAAACCTCCAGCGGCAGCTTCAGCGGCGTCATCGGCTCCTACGACCGCGTCGAAGCCCAGTTCAATTACGCCCAGCCTCTCTCCATCAAGGGCATGTCCGGCGGCTTCCAGGTCTTCGGTCTCGTCAACGACTCCGAGAGCTACTTCGAGGATAACTTCCAGCGCGACCGCGTCCTCCAGGCTTCTCTCGCCCTCAACCTCAATCCCTCCTGGCGCCTCGAAGCCGGTGTCATCTATCAGCGCGCCATCAACGCCGGCCAGGCCGGCGCCAATCGCGTTGACCAGACCTCCTTCGACGCCGGTACCTACCTCCGCGGCTCGGCCCTTGTGAATCTCGACACCAACGGCGACGGCGTCGTATCCGAACGCGAAATACAACAAAGCCGCTCCCTCACCGGCACCACCCCCGCCCGTCCGCTCTCAGTGAGTTTCGGCACAGTCAGCCAGCTCCGCGGCGCCAACTCCATCATCGGTGCCCCGCAGACCCTCATCAATCTGCTCAGCACGCCCGCCTACGCCTCCGTCGCCGCGACCGCGCAAGGCCAGGCCATCCTCGCCGCCGGCCCCATCCGTTTCGCCGACGGCTCTGCCGCCACCTCGCTCATCACCAACCTCAACAACACCCCCGCCGGCTTCTTCCTCAATCCCGCTGAACTCCAGTACGTCGGTCGTGACTGGTCTCTCGTAGCTATCGAGGAAAAGGCCGACGGTTATACTCACACCGGCTATCTCGACTTCATCGACGACTCCGATACCGACGCCACCCAGAAGCTCCAGTTCTTCTACGACTATCAATACCAGGAGAAGGAATCGCAGCTCCCGTTCAATCAACGCCAGGAGATCAGCGTCGTCGAGGCCAAGTACACCGCCACCCGCAACGCCACCAATATCCCCGTCCTCAACAAACTCCCCGACTGGGTTGATCTGAATCTCCTCGGTTCCGCCAATCTCCGCTTCTCTGATGCCTTCCGCATCGCGACCAGTGGCGATTACGACCACCGTCGCGATCTGGTCCGTGGATACACGCCGACCGATACCTTCGCCTCCTTCGTGCGCACCGGCGATAGCTCCTTCGCGACCGGCGAGCCCATCAGCTCCAATGTCTCCTCCGACTACATGGAGACCGGCCTCGGCGCCATGGTCGATCTAACCCTCTGGGAACGCCTCGGCATCACCGGCGGTGTCCGCAAAGACTGGATCGACATCACCACCGACGAAGGCGCCCAGTACGCCCGCGGCGGCACCACCGCCACCGGCTCGAATGTCGCCGCCGCCTCCACCGGCGTCCACAGCGCCCCGCGCAGCATCAGCAACAAGGACAACGCCCTCTCCCACTCCATCAGCGTCAACTTAAAGACTCCGTGGGCCGGCTTCACTCCGTACTACACACAGGCCAAAGCCTCCTCCGCCCTCACCGGCACCTTCCAGGAAGTCTCCTACTCCAACGTCCTCACCGGTGCCATTCTCGCCGAAGCCTCGCTCAAGGAAGCCGGATTCAAAGGAAAGTTTTTTAAGGACAAACTTTTCTACTCCACCTCCTTCTTCGACCAGATCCGCAGCAGTAACGTCATCCAGGAAGGCGAGAGCTACAACCGCTCCAATCAAAACAAGGGCATGGAGCTCGAATTGCGCTACCTCCCCACCCGCCACTGGTCCTTCATTGCCAGCGCCACCCGCCTCATGATTGATCGCGTGAAGCTCGACCCGACCCAGACCCGCACCGCCGCCGTCACCGCGAATTATCTCGGCGTGAGCGACATCAAGGACGCCAACGGCAACGTCATCGTCCCCGCCAACGCCTTCCTCTACGGCGGCAACGCCTTCGTCACCATCCCGAATTCGGATGCCCGATACGACAAGTTCGGCCAGTACCCCGGCTGGGTGCTCGGCTCCTTTGTCGGTTACTCGTGGGACAGCGGCTTCAGCGCCAGCTGGAGCGCCAACTACGTGGACTCCGTCGCCGCCTCCTCCGAACTCCCCGACCTGTTGACGCTCCCGAGCTACCTCACGCACAACCTCACGGTCGCCTACGACCATAAGCTCTGGCGCGCCTCGCTCACCGTCCGCAACGCCCTCGACGAGGAATACTGGGTGCCTAACAACGGCTCCTTCGGCGGCACCCTCCTCCAGCCCGGCCTCCCGCTCAACTTCGAGTTGTCCGTCACCCGTCGCTTCTAA
- a CDS encoding tetratricopeptide repeat protein, translating to MTHASAVPYRLSRRLLHAVLLATALHALPVHAQQGAEPPAKEVSEKVSEEFAKLRPLIEAKNFPEALTLIDATLGGVKTESYDFVLLSQMKSQILLTTGEMNKAAAPLEQSLGVAQKYDFLPATAYYDQYYLLSQIFYQQAAESKDSATQKAAFEKSYAYLQKAIPLAPKPSVDLQIFSASLLYNQASLSGSSDTAKFRQAIAEARKGLYLVVKPPEQLYQFLLSSYQQLGELESAAEILELMLLEKPENTQNWQTLVATYMNLAASAKDEAAVQTCNLRAIISIERAQSHGLLSSPAENYTLVALYFSIQQFARASELLEKGLKSGAIENQKKNWELLSSAYQQMKHEDRALDALKRATTAFPQDGQLEFLMGQLYYTQGRVADAYTHTLKASDKGQLDKPGQTYLYLAYLGYELGKLEEAARWTEQASQQADIKPTDVAPIKRAITDALKEREELLAPSKA from the coding sequence ATGACCCACGCATCCGCCGTGCCCTACCGCCTTTCCCGCCGCCTCCTTCACGCAGTCCTCCTCGCAACGGCTCTCCACGCCCTGCCGGTCCACGCGCAACAAGGCGCCGAGCCGCCCGCCAAAGAGGTCTCCGAAAAGGTCAGCGAAGAGTTCGCCAAACTCCGCCCGCTCATCGAAGCGAAGAACTTTCCCGAGGCGCTCACCCTCATCGACGCCACTCTCGGCGGCGTAAAAACCGAGTCCTACGATTTCGTCCTGCTCTCGCAGATGAAGTCCCAGATTCTCCTAACCACGGGAGAAATGAACAAGGCCGCCGCCCCGCTCGAACAATCACTCGGTGTCGCCCAGAAGTACGACTTCCTCCCCGCCACCGCGTACTACGATCAGTACTACCTGCTCTCCCAGATCTTCTATCAACAGGCCGCCGAGTCCAAAGACTCCGCCACTCAAAAGGCCGCCTTCGAGAAATCCTACGCCTATCTCCAGAAGGCCATCCCGCTTGCTCCCAAGCCCAGCGTCGATCTCCAGATTTTCTCCGCCTCGCTGCTCTACAACCAGGCATCGCTCAGCGGCTCATCCGACACCGCCAAATTCCGCCAAGCCATCGCCGAAGCCCGCAAGGGCCTCTACCTCGTCGTCAAACCACCTGAGCAGCTCTACCAGTTTCTCCTCTCGTCCTATCAGCAGCTCGGCGAACTCGAATCCGCCGCGGAGATCCTTGAGCTCATGCTTCTCGAGAAACCCGAGAACACTCAGAATTGGCAGACGCTCGTCGCCACTTACATGAACCTCGCCGCCTCCGCCAAAGACGAGGCCGCCGTTCAGACCTGCAATCTCCGCGCCATCATCTCCATTGAGCGCGCCCAGTCCCACGGACTCCTCTCCAGCCCCGCCGAGAATTACACCCTGGTCGCGCTCTACTTCAGCATCCAGCAATTCGCCCGAGCCTCCGAGCTCCTCGAAAAAGGCCTCAAGAGCGGCGCCATCGAGAACCAGAAGAAAAACTGGGAGCTCCTCTCCAGCGCGTATCAACAAATGAAACACGAGGACCGCGCCCTCGACGCCCTCAAACGCGCCACCACCGCCTTCCCGCAGGACGGCCAGCTCGAATTTCTCATGGGCCAGCTCTACTACACCCAGGGCCGCGTCGCCGACGCCTACACGCACACGCTCAAGGCCAGCGACAAGGGCCAGCTCGACAAGCCCGGCCAGACCTACCTCTACCTCGCCTATCTCGGCTACGAACTCGGCAAACTCGAAGAAGCCGCCCGCTGGACCGAGCAAGCCTCCCAGCAAGCCGACATCAAACCCACCGACGTCGCTCCCATCAAACGCGCCATCACCGACGCGCTCAAAGAGCGCGAAGAACTCCTCGCTCCCTCCAAAGCCTGA
- a CDS encoding energy transducer TonB encodes MRRHIIYAILGSTFIHGGLAMSGYLFKENEVVAAPQEAVPTIELAQMPTLEPEPPEVTEQPSDAEASSEPADMAPPMQADTPSVSLDSPFVQQIQPPPPPGVNRPAGVITIPAGRPATGTGGGGMKNVFDLASLDQKPVATIQPRPNFPFELKRARISGQVTLLFIVDSNGEVRDPQVVNSSHREFEPEALKAILKAKFRPGKKSGNAVNTRMQQTMVFNAAKS; translated from the coding sequence ATGCGCCGACACATCATCTACGCCATCCTCGGTTCTACCTTCATCCACGGCGGCCTCGCCATGTCCGGCTACCTCTTCAAAGAAAACGAAGTCGTCGCCGCCCCCCAAGAAGCCGTACCGACTATCGAGCTGGCCCAGATGCCGACGCTCGAACCCGAGCCACCAGAGGTCACCGAACAACCCAGCGACGCCGAGGCTTCCTCCGAACCCGCCGACATGGCCCCACCGATGCAGGCCGACACGCCCTCCGTCTCGCTCGACTCTCCTTTCGTTCAACAAATCCAGCCTCCGCCTCCTCCCGGCGTGAACCGCCCCGCCGGCGTCATCACCATTCCCGCCGGTCGTCCCGCCACCGGCACCGGCGGCGGCGGTATGAAGAACGTCTTCGACCTCGCCAGCCTCGACCAGAAACCCGTCGCCACCATCCAGCCGCGCCCCAACTTCCCCTTCGAGTTAAAGCGCGCCCGTATCAGCGGCCAGGTGACACTCCTCTTCATCGTCGATTCCAACGGCGAGGTCCGCGACCCGCAGGTCGTCAACTCCTCCCACCGCGAATTCGAGCCCGAAGCCCTCAAGGCCATCCTCAAGGCCAAGTTCCGCCCGGGCAAAAAATCCGGCAACGCTGTGAACACCCGCATGCAGCAAACCATGGTCTTCAACGCCGCCAAATCATGA
- a CDS encoding ExbD/TolR family protein yields MSVSTGGQSADGVKKARIEIIPLIDVIFFLLATFVLFTLSLNRIQSLPVDLPQAQPSASKSQEDDMIVIQLSEPGTAFWNKESIAYAEIEGRLRAALQANLNPRVLITGDDKARYGAAVQAFDEVRKAGVTQVSIETTYRPSGR; encoded by the coding sequence ATGTCTGTTTCCACAGGCGGACAATCCGCAGACGGCGTTAAAAAAGCCCGCATCGAAATCATCCCATTGATTGATGTGATCTTTTTCCTCCTCGCCACCTTCGTCCTCTTCACGCTCTCGCTTAACCGCATCCAGTCGCTCCCGGTCGACCTGCCCCAGGCCCAGCCTTCGGCCAGTAAAAGCCAGGAAGACGACATGATCGTGATCCAGCTCTCCGAGCCTGGCACCGCCTTCTGGAACAAAGAGTCCATCGCCTACGCCGAGATCGAGGGCCGTCTGCGCGCCGCCCTGCAGGCCAACCTCAATCCCCGCGTGCTCATCACCGGTGACGACAAAGCCCGCTACGGAGCCGCCGTCCAGGCCTTCGACGAGGTCCGCAAAGCTGGCGTCACCCAGGTCTCCATCGAAACCACTTACCGTCCTTCCGGACGCTGA
- a CDS encoding ExbD/TolR family protein, giving the protein MSGTSTGFSSTAPAKKARIEIIPLIDVIFFLLATFVLFTLSLNRSGGLPVILPASLTSESRNSQGAVTISFTAEGSIGWDKDLITLDEFITRLQAYKQTEPDPRILINGDETAMFSQSRYVIDEIRKAGITKVLLETRIRSTDS; this is encoded by the coding sequence ATGAGCGGCACCAGCACAGGTTTCTCCTCCACCGCACCGGCGAAGAAGGCACGCATCGAGATCATCCCGCTGATCGATGTCATCTTCTTCCTCCTCGCGACCTTCGTCCTCTTCACGCTCTCGCTCAACCGCTCGGGAGGCCTGCCAGTGATCCTGCCGGCCAGCCTCACCAGCGAATCGAGAAACTCCCAGGGCGCTGTCACGATCTCGTTCACGGCAGAGGGCTCCATCGGCTGGGATAAAGACCTCATCACGCTCGATGAATTTATCACTCGCCTGCAGGCCTACAAACAGACCGAGCCCGATCCCCGCATCCTGATCAACGGCGACGAAACAGCGATGTTCTCCCAGAGCCGCTACGTCATCGATGAAATCCGCAAGGCCGGCATCACCAAGGTGCTCCTCGAGACCCGTATCAGGTCCACGGATTCCTAA
- a CDS encoding MotA/TolQ/ExbB proton channel family protein → MGQSPIELFVHGGPIMWPILLVSFVAVTVVLERVAFLFKENSTREPELAAKMLELVEEGKIDAALGLGTPSQDYVARILVYTLSQPEDARSSSFARAANIEMQRFQQGLPILDTCITAAPLLGLLGTVAGMMATFGALGEGDIGASAGKITGGVGEALIATACGLVIAIIGLLPFNVLNARIEKARHDISDASNALDVATKKLEKRSALAAR, encoded by the coding sequence ATGGGCCAGTCCCCCATCGAACTGTTCGTCCACGGCGGTCCCATCATGTGGCCCATCCTGCTCGTCTCGTTCGTGGCCGTCACCGTCGTGCTTGAGCGCGTCGCCTTTCTCTTCAAGGAGAACAGCACCCGCGAACCGGAGCTCGCCGCCAAGATGCTTGAGCTTGTCGAGGAAGGTAAAATCGACGCCGCCCTCGGCCTCGGCACCCCTAGCCAGGACTACGTCGCCCGCATCCTCGTCTACACCCTGAGCCAGCCCGAGGACGCCCGCTCCAGCTCCTTCGCCCGCGCCGCCAACATCGAGATGCAGCGCTTCCAGCAGGGCCTCCCAATTCTGGATACCTGCATCACCGCAGCCCCGCTCCTCGGATTGCTCGGCACTGTCGCCGGCATGATGGCCACCTTCGGCGCACTTGGCGAAGGCGACATCGGCGCCAGCGCCGGTAAGATCACCGGTGGTGTCGGCGAAGCCCTCATCGCCACCGCCTGCGGTCTGGTCATCGCCATCATCGGCCTCCTCCCCTTCAACGTGCTCAACGCCCGCATCGAAAAAGCCCGTCACGATATCTCCGACGCGTCCAACGCGCTCGATGTCGCCACCAAGAAGCTCGAAAAGAGATCAGCCCTCGCGGCCCGTTAA